A portion of the Pseudomonas koreensis genome contains these proteins:
- a CDS encoding nucleotidyltransferase family protein, with protein sequence MSQSIAVIVLAAGEGKRFRQIAGPDKDKLLADCTGRDGAVRSVIEQVLVNLPASLDKRVLVTTEARPQAMRMAQAYGCDVVSIESTGMGDSIAAGVAASADADGWLIVLGDMPFILPSTIERVVAALADDAVSVPVLNGEFGHPVGFGRSFGTQLQALTGDKGARPLFAQGRVVEVAVDDSGVLWDIDVPESLVFPHS encoded by the coding sequence ATGAGCCAATCCATCGCAGTGATCGTGCTGGCAGCGGGCGAGGGCAAGCGCTTTCGCCAGATCGCCGGCCCCGACAAAGACAAATTGCTCGCTGACTGCACGGGGCGTGACGGCGCGGTGCGCTCGGTGATTGAGCAGGTGCTGGTGAATCTGCCGGCCAGCCTCGACAAGCGCGTACTGGTCACGACCGAAGCGCGACCGCAGGCGATGCGCATGGCTCAGGCCTACGGCTGCGACGTGGTGTCGATCGAGTCGACCGGCATGGGCGACAGCATTGCAGCAGGTGTTGCGGCCAGTGCCGATGCGGATGGCTGGTTGATTGTGCTTGGAGATATGCCGTTTATCTTGCCGTCGACTATAGAAAGAGTGGTCGCGGCGCTGGCTGATGATGCGGTAAGCGTGCCGGTGCTGAACGGCGAGTTTGGCCATCCAGTGGGGTTTGGTCGTTCGTTTGGCACGCAATTGCAGGCATTGACTGGCGATAAGGGCGCCCGGCCGTTGTTTGCGCAGGGGCGGGTGGTGGAAGTGGCGGTGGATGATTCGGGGGTGTTGTGGGATATCGATGTGCCTGAATCGTTGGTATTTCCTCATTCCTGA